From Thermoflexus hugenholtzii JAD2:
CTTTCGCTGGCCGTCCACGCGCTCAGCGCCGACGGAAAGATTCTGGCCCAGGCGGACGGTCCGCCATGGTATGGTACGATTTCGTTCGATCGCATCCCTCCTGGACAAACCCTGCCGGAGACGCGGACGCTGGCCATATCCAGGAGCGCACATTCTACCGCCATACGTCTTGGCGTGTATAACTGGCGGAGCGGCCAACGCCTTCCAATCCGGACTCATCTGCCCAACGTGCGAGCCGATGAAATGGGGTTCGTGTATCTCCCCCTTCTTCCATGCCAATCCGTGCGCTGAAGGCAACATCGAGCCACCCACGAAGCTCGATTCTCGATTATGGCAGAACCTCCACCGTGCCGATCTCAATAAAATCTTGATCCCCTACCGGGACGCGGATCAGCGTTTCCCAGTTGTAACGTCCCATCCGCAGCCGGTAGCGGCCCGGCGGGATCTCCACGGGCAGCCGCAGCTCGAAGCGCTCGAAGACCACCTCGTCCGGTTCCCACATCCATGGTGGATATTCCCCTCGGCCGACCGGGTGATCATCCTGAGCCACGAGCCGGCCCTCTTCATCCACCAGATGGGCGAAGACGCTGTGCTCCTGAGGGGCCGCCCCCCATCGGCGCCATGCCGTCGAGATCCGAAGCAGCCCACCTGGGTGGGAAGGGTGATTGGGCTCCACCCGCACGCCGAGGAGCTCCACCCCATCCGCCCAACGTGCCTCCTGTCGCTGCATCTCCTGCAGGGCCCAAGGGAGAGGGCGAAAGGCCATCAGGCGAAGGACGCCGAAAGGATATACTTCCAGAAGATCCGCATGACGAACCAGCCAGCGCTCCACCTCTTCAGACCCGGGCCACGAAGGTAGGTGCACCGGCAGGAGCCAGATCCTGGGATGACGCTGGGCCAGCTCCTTCAGGCGCTCCCGAACCTCCTCAGGATGAAACGGCTGGGTGGCCGGAAGCATGCTCCATGGGATGTCACCGCGATAATAATATGGGAAAACGGGATCTGGAAAGGTGATCAGAATGTGATCCCCGGGCGCCACCTTCTGGCGGAGGAAGGAGACCAGCTCCCGCACGGGAGGACTCTTTGCATATTGAGGCAGCGCATAGTGGTGCCAGAGGCTCTGAGCGAAACCGACAGCGAGCATCCACCACGGGATTACCTGGAGCCATGAAGGGCGAAGGGCGCTTAACCCCCACCTCCCCAGGGCGATGAGGGTAATCCAGAAAGGCAGCCCTGCTGCCATATAATGGGGCGCGAAGACCGCTCGCCCCTGAGAAGCCAGCCAGGTCGCCAGGATCGGGACGCTTAGGTGTCCGAGCATCCAGATCCCTGTCTTCCTGGAGCGCCTCAGAAGCCGGAAGACAGCCGATCCGGCCAGGATCAGAGCGCCCCCCACCGCCAGGCGCGCAGGCCAGCCATCCCCTGTCCAGCCTACTGTGAAGACCCGGAGGACCTGAGCCGCCGCATCGGCAGGAGGCGGGGCCTGGAGGGCGGTTCCCCGGTAAGGGGCCAGGGCGTGATAGGCGAACACTGCCCCAGGCGCCCACACGATCCCAATGGCGATAGCAGAGAGCATCCACCCCCGCCAGCGATGACGCCACAGAAGCAACGTCAGCATTCCCTGAAGAGGTAACACGAACAGCATCGCATAGTGGTAGTAAAGCGCGAGGGCGCTGGCCAACCCGTAAGCGATCCATCCTTGAAGCCGGTTGGCGCGCAGGGCCCGCCAGAGGATCATGGACTGAAATAGACCCCAGAACGCCAACGTCCCATAGGGTCGCGCGTCCTGGGCCAGCCAGATTATATAAGGATGTATGCCCACGAGGGCGATCCCCATCGCTCCCATCAGGGGCTTGCGGGTGATCCAGTAAAGCCACACGCCCGCCAACGGGAGGATCAGGAAGGTAGCGAACACAGAGTGGAAGCGCAGGGTGAATTCAGAATCCCCCGCTCCCATCATCCAAATCTTCATCCACAGGAAGGGGAGCGGGGAGTGGGGCTCCCGTGCCTCCCAGATGAAGCGCAGGATCGCCCCCACGTCCATGCGCGCTACCATCCAGGAGAACCCCTCATCGCCCCGCAGGGAAGGGCCCGCGATGTGAAACAGATGAAGAGCCCATCCGAGCAAAAGAAAGGGGACAGCCCATGTCCAGAAACCGAGAACGGAAGAACGGATCCGCTCCGCCTTCACGTGCCGCCTCGCGGAAACAGAATCCCTCTGCCCGAGGCAACTTTGAGGGAACAACCGGAGAATTAGGTCCCTAATTCAACGAGAACAGGGACTCGCCTCCCCGGGCAAGCGCCCACCCTAACTGCTGGAGGATGAGCGCCTGCAGGGATGCAAGGCGTTCCTCATGGCGTCGCCGCATCTCCTCGAATTCGGCCTCCAGCTGGGCCAGGCGCTCCTCCATCCGATACCGGGCCTCCTCCAGCTCCGCCATCCGCTCCTCCAGCATCCGCAGACGAGCGGAGGAGGTCACCATCCACTGATAGAAAGTCCGGATCAGATCCACCAGCGCCCTCACATCCACCGACTCCGGATCCGACTCCAGACGGCGCAGAAACGCCTCCAGATCCTCCAGCCCATGATCCAACGTCATTTCCTCACACCTCCGCGCGTGAGATTCAGCGGTCAGGCCGGTGCGTCCCCCAGCTCTCTCGATTATAGCCGCACGGCTTCCCGGCGATAAAGAATCCCCCCAGGAAGAGCGCACCGGCCTTTGCCGGATAAAAGTAAAATGAGCAGGCCCGAAGCGACCGATTCCCGGCAAGCCTGGCTCGGAAACCATGCGGGTGGTCCACTTATACAAGGACTACTTCCCGATCCTCGGAGGGATCGAGAATCACATTCGGTTCCTGGCGGAGGCCCAAGCCCGCTCCGGCCTGGAAGTCATCGTCCTGGTGACCTCCCCCACCTGCCGAACCCAGGAGATCCGGGAGGGGAACCTGTGGGTGTTGAAGGCCGGGCGCTGGCTCACGGTGTCCTCCACCCCTCTGAGCCCTGTTTTCTTCCTGCACGCCCGGCGCCTCCTTCCCCACTGCGATCTGGTCCACCTGCATCATCCCTACCCACCGGCGGAACTGGCCTACCTCCTGACCGGAGGAAGGATCCCTGCCGTCATGACCTACCACAGCGATATCGTGCGCCAGCGCCTGGGGGGTCGGCTCTATCGTCCGCTGCTCCATCGCGTGCTCTCCCGGGTCGCCCGTATCCTGGTCACCAGCCCCGTCTATCTGGAGACCTCCCCCCACCTGCGAGCCTTCCGTGAAAAATGCCGTGTGGTTCCCCTGGGCATCGATCTCAGCCGCTTTCTCTCCGCTCCCCCTAATGCAACGCGGGCCCTGCGCGCCTCCTGGTGTGAGACGCCCCGACGTCCCCACGTCCTCTTCGTGGGCCGCCTGCGGTATTACAAGGGGCTCGAGACCCTGCTCCACGCGCTCAAGCGCCTGCCGGATGTCCACGCCGTGATCGTAGGGACCGGTCCGATGGAGCGGCCATGGCGCGCCCTGACGCATGATCTGGGGCTCTCCCCGCGCGTGCATTTCCTCGGGGACATCCCGGATGCCCAGCTGCCCCTGGTTTATCACGCGGCCGATCTCTTCGTGCTGCCGGCCAGTGCGCGGGCGGAGGCGTTCGGGACCGTGCTGCTGGAGGCGATGGCCGCCGGCCTGCCGGTGATCACCACCGATATCGGGACCGGGACCCGCTGGGTGGTCGGCGAGGCGGGATGGGTGGTGCCTCCCCGGGATCCGGAAGCCCTGGCCACTGCCATCGGTGAGATCCTTGGGGATCCCGTCACCGCCCGGGTGCGCGGCCTGCAGGGCCGGGAGCGGGTTCGAGCGCACTTCACCCTGGAGAAGATGGTCGAGAACGTGATGGCGGTTTACCAGGAGGTCCTCCACCAAGCCCATCCCCAGAGGGCCAGCCCCAACCCGTAAAGCGGAAGCCCCCAGCCCATATCCGGCGGG
This genomic window contains:
- a CDS encoding glycosyltransferase family 39 protein, whose amino-acid sequence is MVARMDVGAILRFIWEAREPHSPLPFLWMKIWMMGAGDSEFTLRFHSVFATFLILPLAGVWLYWITRKPLMGAMGIALVGIHPYIIWLAQDARPYGTLAFWGLFQSMILWRALRANRLQGWIAYGLASALALYYHYAMLFVLPLQGMLTLLLWRHRWRGWMLSAIAIGIVWAPGAVFAYHALAPYRGTALQAPPPADAAAQVLRVFTVGWTGDGWPARLAVGGALILAGSAVFRLLRRSRKTGIWMLGHLSVPILATWLASQGRAVFAPHYMAAGLPFWITLIALGRWGLSALRPSWLQVIPWWMLAVGFAQSLWHHYALPQYAKSPPVRELVSFLRQKVAPGDHILITFPDPVFPYYYRGDIPWSMLPATQPFHPEEVRERLKELAQRHPRIWLLPVHLPSWPGSEEVERWLVRHADLLEVYPFGVLRLMAFRPLPWALQEMQRQEARWADGVELLGVRVEPNHPSHPGGLLRISTAWRRWGAAPQEHSVFAHLVDEEGRLVAQDDHPVGRGEYPPWMWEPDEVVFERFELRLPVEIPPGRYRLRMGRYNWETLIRVPVGDQDFIEIGTVEVLP
- a CDS encoding glycosyltransferase, whose product is MRVVHLYKDYFPILGGIENHIRFLAEAQARSGLEVIVLVTSPTCRTQEIREGNLWVLKAGRWLTVSSTPLSPVFFLHARRLLPHCDLVHLHHPYPPAELAYLLTGGRIPAVMTYHSDIVRQRLGGRLYRPLLHRVLSRVARILVTSPVYLETSPHLRAFREKCRVVPLGIDLSRFLSAPPNATRALRASWCETPRRPHVLFVGRLRYYKGLETLLHALKRLPDVHAVIVGTGPMERPWRALTHDLGLSPRVHFLGDIPDAQLPLVYHAADLFVLPASARAEAFGTVLLEAMAAGLPVITTDIGTGTRWVVGEAGWVVPPRDPEALATAIGEILGDPVTARVRGLQGRERVRAHFTLEKMVENVMAVYQEVLHQAHPQRASPNP